One stretch of Armigeres subalbatus isolate Guangzhou_Male chromosome 2, GZ_Asu_2, whole genome shotgun sequence DNA includes these proteins:
- the LOC134216735 gene encoding uncharacterized protein LOC134216735, translating into MDASEAAPGASTSQTTTTAASGAGRPIDILDEQYAHYVQLVKQMLPKIKSASDRQICSKYLARCCQLSNATHSAKSYRNKFFRYFLKVLEAAIVNQRHYVQMDDEPEPMRDEQKEVYRWSNDRKSYVAAKIIPNYAVLVYMAVCDDPQQGWDNGGFGSYEF; encoded by the exons ATGGATGCATCCGAAGCAGCACCTGGGGCATCAACATCCCAAACAACGACGACCGCTGCTAGCGGAGCTGGTAGACCAATCGATATCCTTGACGAACAGTACGCTCATTATGTGCAATTAGTGAAACAGATGCTTCCAAAAATAAAATCTGCCTCAG ATCGTCAGATTTGCTCCAAATACCTGGCACGATGCTGCCAGCTGAGCAACGCCACCCACTCGGCCAAGAGCTATCGGAACAAATTTTTCCGGTACTTTCTCAAAGTGTTGGAAGCTGCCATCGTCAATCAGCGGCACTATGTTCAAATG GACGATGAACCGGAACCGATGCGAGACGAACAGAAGGAAGTGTACCGGTGGTCCAACGATAGAAAGTCCTACGTAGCGGCAAAAATCATTCCCAACTATGCGGTTTTGGTTTATATGGCAGTTTGCGATGATCCACAGCAAGGGTGGGATAATGGCGGATTCGGAAGTTATGAATTTTAA